The following proteins are co-located in the Hevea brasiliensis isolate MT/VB/25A 57/8 chromosome 11, ASM3005281v1, whole genome shotgun sequence genome:
- the LOC110633217 gene encoding probable xyloglucan endotransglucosylase/hydrolase protein 8: MSTWFPISTLQMEDFIFQMLIISHHPLTGIQLRNLICSLPPRPSSSKMERWVWAYFLFIAALMAASCIPSESAISKGSFEDNFSIMWSEEHFKTSEDGQIWYLSLDKETGCGFQTKQRYRFGWFSMKLKLVGGDSAGVVTAYYMCTENGAGPTRDELDFEFLGNRTGQPYLIQTNVYKNGTGGREMRHMLWFDPTEDFHTYSILWNNHQIVFFVDRVPIRVHKNNGEENNFFPNEKPMYLFSSIWNADDWATRGGLEKTDWKKAPFVSSYKDFSVDGCQWEDPYPACVSTTTKNWWDQYQAWHLSDSQKMDYAWVQRNLVIYDYCKDTERYPTLPVECSLSPWD; encoded by the exons ATGTCAACTTGGTTTCCGATTTCTACCCTTCAAATGGAAGACTTCATTTTTCAAATGCTGATCATTTCTCATCATCCCCTGACAGGAATCCAGTTGAGAAACCTCATTTGTTCTCTGCCTCCAAGACCTTCTTCAAGCAAAATGGAGAGATGGGTTTGGGCATATTTTCTCTTCATTGCAGCTCTAATGGCTGCTTCTTGTATACCATCCGAATCAGCTATCTCTAAAGGGTCTTTTGAAGACAATTTCAGTATTATGTGGTCAGAGGAGCATTTCAAAACTTCTGAAGATGGTCAGATCTGGTACCTCTCATTGGACAAGGAAACAG GTTGTGGGTTTCAAACAAAGCAGAGATACAGATTTGGATGGTTTAGCATGAAGCTGAAACTGGTTGGAGGTGATTCAGCTGGTGTAGTCACAGCTTATTAT ATGTGCACAGAGAATGGGGCAGGACCAACAAGGGATGAATTGGATTTTGAGTTCTTGGGGAATAGAACTGGACAGCCCTATTTGATACAAACAAATGTATACAAAAATGGGACTGGTGGACGTGAGATGAGGCACATGCTTTGGTTCGATCCTACCGAGGATTTTCACACCTATTCCATCCTCTGGAATAATCACCAAATTGT GTTTTTTGTAGATAGAGTTCCCATAAGAGTGCACAAGAACAATGGAGAGGAGAACAATTTCTTCCCCAACGAGAAGCCCATGTACCTATTCTCCAGCATTTGGAATGCAGATGATTGGGCTACAAGAGGTGGGTTAGAGAAAACAGACTGGAAAAAGGCACCATTTGTGTCCTCCTACAAGGACTTCAGTGTGGATGGTTGCCAATGGGAAGACCCATACCCTGCTTGCGTATCAACCACCACCAAGAACTGGTGGGATCAATATCAAGCTTGGCACCTTTCAGATTCTCAGAAAATGGACTATGCTTGGGTCCAGAGAAACCTTGTCATCTATGATTATTGCAAAGACACTGAGAGATACCCAACACTGCCAGTTGAGTGCTCTTTGAGCCCATGGGATTGA
- the LOC110633216 gene encoding pentatricopeptide repeat-containing protein At4g21170: MLLHNHKAYSTATSKLTWRTQIKQNQLVSQISSILIQRHNWVSLLLNLNLSSKLTPPLFLQILHKTQSHPQISLSFFNWAISYLKFKPDLISQCHVIQVSLGAGLAQSAKTILDSLVQTRSAHVLVETMVQACRGKSSQSDALSFVLQCYSRKGLFMGALEVSRKMRVIGCTPSVHACNALLDVLQRGNQIKLAWCFYGAMIRDGILPDKFTCSLVGHILRRDGKFERIVKLLDMGIRNSVMYNAIVDYYSRIGDFEAAFCRLNELHHRKLDPSFSTYGSILDGACKFRKVEVIDRVMAEMVDKGLLPKPPLSECGSTIQKLCDLGNVNAATMFFERACDERIGLQDATYGCMLKAFSKEGRVEEAIGLHRMIIERGITIKNSAYHAFVDLLCEEDQPEDKYGILRDIMRRGFSPSTSNLCKCISSLCAERKWGEVEELLNVVLEKGLLPDSLSCYSLVEHYCSSRQIDKVIALHNKLEKSEASLDVTTYNIILDGLVKEGRIEESIRVFDYMKGLKLVNSASFTVIIRGLCHAKEMRKAMKLHDEMLNMGLKPDKATYKSLILEFKR; this comes from the coding sequence ATGCTTCTTCACAATCACAAAGCATATTCAACTGCAACTTCTAAACTCACTTGGAGAACCCAAATCAAACAAAACCAACTGGTTTCCCAAATCTCTTCTAttttaatacaaagacacaactgGGTCTCACTTCTTCTGAATCTTAATCTTTCTTCCAAGCTCACTCCTCCTCTCTTCCTCCAAATACTCCATAAAACTCAATCCCACCCTCAAATCTCTCTCAGCTTCTTCAACTGGGCCATATCCTATCTCAAATTCAAGCCAGACCTCATATCCCAATGCCATGTTATCCAAGTTTCTCTTGGGGCGGGTCTTGCCCAATCCGCGAAGACAATCTTGGATTCTCTAGTTCAAACCCGCAGTGCACATGTACTCGTGGAGACCATGGTTCAAGCTTGTAGAGGTAAAAGTTCTCAGTCTGATGCTTTAAGCTTTGTTCTTCAATGCTATTCGCGTAAGGGTTTGTTTATGGGTGCTTTGGAGGTGTCTAGGAAAATGAGAGTTATTGGATGTACTCCTTCTGTTCATGCCTGTAATGCACTTCTTGATGTTTTGCAAAGAGGAAATCAGATAAAATTGGCCTGGTGTTTTTATGGTGCCATGATTCGAGATGGGATTCTGCCCGATAAGTTTACTTGTTCCCTGGTTGGTCATATTCTTCGTCGAGATGGGAAATTTGAGAGAATTGTTAAATTGTTAGACATGGGTATTCGTAATTCAGTTATGTACAATGCTATTGTTGATTATTACAGTAGAATTGGGGATTTTGAAGCTGCATTTTGTCGCTTAAATGAGTTGCATCATAGAAAACTTGACCCTAGTTTCAGTACCTATGGCTCCATACTAGATGGAGCTTGCAAATTTAGAAAAGTTGAAGTGATTGACAGAGTAATGGCTGAAATGGTGGATAAAGGATTGCTTCCTAAGCCTCCTTTATCTGAATGTGGTTCAACTATCCAGAAGCTTTGCGATTTGGGAAATGTGAATGCTGCAACAATGTTTTTCGAGAGAGCTTGTGATGAGAGGATTGGATTGCAGGATGCTACATATGGGTGTATGCTAAAGGCATTTTCTAAAGAAGGAAGGGTAGAGGAAGCTATAGGTTTACACCGAATGATAATAGAAAGGGGTATCACAATAAAGAATAGTGCTTATCATGCTTTTGTAGATCTTCTTTGTGAGGAAGACCAACCTGAGGACAAATATGGAATACTGAGGGACATCATGAGAAGGGGTTTTAGTCCTTCTACATCTAATTTGTGCAAATGTATCTCATCATTATGTGCAGAACGCAAATGGGGGGAGGTGGAGGAGCTGTTGAATGTGGTTCTAGAGAAAGGGTTATTGCCAGATTCATTATCCTGTTATTCCCTGGTCGAACATTATTGCTCCAGCAGACAGATTGATAAAGTTATTGCATTGCATAATAAGTTGGAGAAATCAGAAGCAAGTTTAGATGTAACAACATATAACATAATCCTTGATGGTTTAGTTAAAGAAGGAAGAATTGAAGAATCAATTAGGGTGTTTGATTATATGAAAGGACTCAAATTAGTTAATAGTGCAAGTTTTACAGTTATAATCCGTGGGCTTTGTCATGCAAAGGAGATGAGAAAAGCAATGAAGCTTCATGATGAAATGTTGAATATGGGGCTTAAACCTGATAAAGCAACATATAAAAGCTTGATATTGGAATTCAAGCGATAG
- the LOC110633209 gene encoding probable dolichyl-diphosphooligosaccharide--protein glycosyltransferase subunit 3B, producing the protein MQRNNFSLPRKMAMSAKSVTRLLLLTTLLSLFVSLTASTSDPEELVNELLSLQSQSKTGVIHLDDHTLSRFLTSTKTPRPYSLLIFFDAKQLHDKHELHLQELHGEFSLVASSFILNNPDNSSTSYGKLFFCDIEFKESQSSFSLFGVNSLPHIRLVGPNVRNPKESEAMDQGDFSRMAESMSDFVASRTKLYVGPIHRPPILSRNQLGFLFAVLLIWTPFMVKKVLTGQTLLHDPKIWLGGAVFVYFFSVSGAMHNIIRKMPMFLADRNDPSKLIFFYQGSGMQLGAEGFAIGFLYTIVGLLLAFVTHVLVMVKNVTVQRSIMVVSLVVSFWAVNKVIYLDNWKTGYGVHTFWPSSWK; encoded by the coding sequence ATGCAGCGAAACAATTTCTCTCTTCCCCGAAAAATGGCGATGTCTGCAAAGTCAGTCACCCGTCTCCTCCTCTTAACAACTCTCCTCTCCCTCTTCGTGTCTCTTACCGCTTCCACTTCTGACCCAGAAGAGCTCGTTAACGAGCTCCTTTCTCTACAATCCCAATCCAAAACAGGCGTAATTCACCTAGATGATCACACCCTTTCTCGCTTCTTAACCTCCACCAAAACTCCTCGCCCCTACTCCCTGCTCATCTTCTTCGACGCCAAGCAGCTCCATGACAAGCATGAGCTCCACCTCCAAGAACTCCACGGAGAGTTCTCTCTCGTCGCCTCCTCCTTCATCCTCAACAACCCTGACAATTCCTCTACATCCTATGGTAAACTCTTCTTCTGCGACATCGAATTTAAGGAATCCCAATCGTCCTTCTCTCTCTTTGGCGTCAATTCCCTCCCTCACATACGCCTCGTTGGTCCCAATGTGAGGAACCCTAAAGAATCTGAGGCAATGGATCAAGGGGATTTCTCTAGAATGGCCGAATCGATGTCCGATTTCGTTGCGTCCAGGACCAAGCTCTATGTGGGACCTATCCACCGTCCCCCAATTCTTTCCAGGAACCAACTGGGTTTTCTATTCGCTGTTTTACTAATCTGGACACCTTTTATGGTTAAGAAGGTTTTGACCGGCCAGACATTGCTTCACGATCCGAAAATATGGCTTGGTGGGGCGGTATTTGTGTACTTCTTCAGTGTTTCCGGTGCAATGCACAATATAATTCGTAAGATGCCCATGTTTTTGGCCGATCGAAACGACCCCAGCAAGCTGATTTTCTTTTACCAGGGGTCTGGGATGCAGCTGGGAGCAGAGGGTTTCGCCATTGGGTTCTTGTACACCATTGTGGGGCTATTGTTAGCGTTTGTGACTCATGTGCTTGTAATGGTAAAGAATGTGACAGTCCAGAGATCGATTATGGTCGTTTCACTAGTGGTTTCATTTTGGGCTGTGAATAAGGTTATCTACCTGGACAATTGGAAGACTGGTTATGGGGTTCATACTTTCTGGCCGTCGAGCTGGAAGTGA
- the LOC110633190 gene encoding nuclear transport factor 2B, translated as MEEQVESVGRAFVNHYYNLFDNDRSSLANLYQPNSMLSFEGQKILGVDDISDKLNNLPFDQCKHVVSTIDSQPSSFAGGIVVFVSGSLHLLGEDHPLRFSQMFHLIPSPQGSLFVQNDIFRLNYG; from the exons ATGGAAGAACAGGTTGAATCGGTGGGAAGAGCATTTGTTAACCATTACTACAACCTTTTCGACAATGATCGATCTTCTCTCGCCAATCTCTACCAGCCTAACTCCATGCTTAGTTTCGAGGGTCAGAAGATATTAGGCGTTGATGATATCTCCGATAAGCTAAACAACTTGCCATTTGACCAATGCAAACATGTGGTTAGCACAATTGATTCACAGCCCTCTTCTTTTGCCGGTGGGATTGTGGTCTTTGTCAGTGGCAGCTTACATCTGCTGGGAGAGGATCACCCCCTAAGATTTAGCCAG ATGTTTCACTTGATTCCCTCTCCACAGGGAAGCCTCTTTGTGCAGAATGACATTTTTCGCCTCAACTATGGTTAA
- the LOC110633180 gene encoding CRIB domain-containing protein RIC10 isoform X3 has product MFLYSSRIIEETWRIELCNIAPRKERRDCLPSKSPISLHHQSQPFPRGKTTISTLTFGFSLLLWHSLKELLHWLLLFSTMATKIKGIYKGFKFISQIFAVVKEREMEIGYPTDVKHVAHIGWDGPSGTAPSWMNEFKTPPDFATTTLSNARDQNSLAFSSWSSQDFDQSIGNQPISNSFSNIPSSDLPNIPKKVKTKKKTRSSSPTSLSTSSTSSLAMKSKAAYHELDSTPNLQVKK; this is encoded by the exons ATGTTCCTGTATTCATCAAGAATCATAGAGGAAACATGGAGAATAGAGCTTTGTAACATTGCCCCGAGGAAAGAGAGAAGAGATTGTCTACCTTCTAAATCTCCCATTTCTTTACACCATCAGAGCCAGCCATTCCCTAGAG GCAAAACAACCATCTCTACACTTACATTTGGTTTTTCTCTTCTTCTGTGGCATTCATTGAAGGAACTATTGCATTGGCTTTTACTTTTTTCCACCATGGCAACCAAGATCAAAGGGATCTATAAGGGCTTCAAGTTCATCTCCCAAATATTTG cagTGGTGAAGGAGAGAGAGATGGAAATTGGGTATCCAACAGATGTGAAGCATGTAGCCCACATAGGCTGGGATGGTCCTTCTGGAACTGCACCCAGTTGG ATGAATGAGTTCAAAACACCTCCTGATTTCGCAACAACAACGCTCAGTAATGCAAGAGATCAGAATTCTCTTGCTTTCTCTTCATGGTCCTCTCaag ATTTTGATCAATCTATTGGAAATCAACCCATTTCCAATTCATTCAGTAACATTCCATCTTCAGATCTTCCAAATATTCCCAAGAAAGTGAAAACGAAAAAGAAGACGAGAAGTTCCTCTCCCACATCCTTATCTACCTCATCAACATCCTCACTAGCCATGAAGTCCAAGGCTGCATACCATGAACTGGACTCAACACCAAACCTTCAAGTCAAGAAATAA
- the LOC110633180 gene encoding CRIB domain-containing protein RIC10 isoform X1: protein MFLYSSRIIEETWRIELCNIAPRKERRDCLPSKSPISLHHQSQPFPRGINSNQLVFPFLLSHQCNFFPPLLIQRIDSNLHLQGNSKTTISTLTFGFSLLLWHSLKELLHWLLLFSTMATKIKGIYKGFKFISQIFAVVKEREMEIGYPTDVKHVAHIGWDGPSGTAPSWMNEFKTPPDFATTTLSNARDQNSLAFSSWSSQDFDQSIGNQPISNSFSNIPSSDLPNIPKKVKTKKKTRSSSPTSLSTSSTSSLAMKSKAAYHELDSTPNLQVKK from the exons ATGTTCCTGTATTCATCAAGAATCATAGAGGAAACATGGAGAATAGAGCTTTGTAACATTGCCCCGAGGAAAGAGAGAAGAGATTGTCTACCTTCTAAATCTCCCATTTCTTTACACCATCAGAGCCAGCCATTCCCTAGAGGCATTAATTCAAATCAACTGGTTTTTCCTTTTCTACTTTCACATCAATGCAACTTTTTTCCCCCTCTTTTAATTCAAAGGATAGATTCCAATCTTCATTTACAGGGAAATA GCAAAACAACCATCTCTACACTTACATTTGGTTTTTCTCTTCTTCTGTGGCATTCATTGAAGGAACTATTGCATTGGCTTTTACTTTTTTCCACCATGGCAACCAAGATCAAAGGGATCTATAAGGGCTTCAAGTTCATCTCCCAAATATTTG cagTGGTGAAGGAGAGAGAGATGGAAATTGGGTATCCAACAGATGTGAAGCATGTAGCCCACATAGGCTGGGATGGTCCTTCTGGAACTGCACCCAGTTGG ATGAATGAGTTCAAAACACCTCCTGATTTCGCAACAACAACGCTCAGTAATGCAAGAGATCAGAATTCTCTTGCTTTCTCTTCATGGTCCTCTCaag ATTTTGATCAATCTATTGGAAATCAACCCATTTCCAATTCATTCAGTAACATTCCATCTTCAGATCTTCCAAATATTCCCAAGAAAGTGAAAACGAAAAAGAAGACGAGAAGTTCCTCTCCCACATCCTTATCTACCTCATCAACATCCTCACTAGCCATGAAGTCCAAGGCTGCATACCATGAACTGGACTCAACACCAAACCTTCAAGTCAAGAAATAA
- the LOC110633180 gene encoding CRIB domain-containing protein RIC10 isoform X2, with protein sequence MFLYSSRIIEETWRIELCNIAPRKERRDCLPSKSPISLHHQSQPFPRGINSNQLVFPFLLSHQCNFFPPLLIQRIDSNLHLQGNSKTTISTLTFGFSLLLWHSLKELLHWLLLFSTMATKIKGIYKGFKFISQIFVVKEREMEIGYPTDVKHVAHIGWDGPSGTAPSWMNEFKTPPDFATTTLSNARDQNSLAFSSWSSQDFDQSIGNQPISNSFSNIPSSDLPNIPKKVKTKKKTRSSSPTSLSTSSTSSLAMKSKAAYHELDSTPNLQVKK encoded by the exons ATGTTCCTGTATTCATCAAGAATCATAGAGGAAACATGGAGAATAGAGCTTTGTAACATTGCCCCGAGGAAAGAGAGAAGAGATTGTCTACCTTCTAAATCTCCCATTTCTTTACACCATCAGAGCCAGCCATTCCCTAGAGGCATTAATTCAAATCAACTGGTTTTTCCTTTTCTACTTTCACATCAATGCAACTTTTTTCCCCCTCTTTTAATTCAAAGGATAGATTCCAATCTTCATTTACAGGGAAATA GCAAAACAACCATCTCTACACTTACATTTGGTTTTTCTCTTCTTCTGTGGCATTCATTGAAGGAACTATTGCATTGGCTTTTACTTTTTTCCACCATGGCAACCAAGATCAAAGGGATCTATAAGGGCTTCAAGTTCATCTCCCAAATATTTG TGGTGAAGGAGAGAGAGATGGAAATTGGGTATCCAACAGATGTGAAGCATGTAGCCCACATAGGCTGGGATGGTCCTTCTGGAACTGCACCCAGTTGG ATGAATGAGTTCAAAACACCTCCTGATTTCGCAACAACAACGCTCAGTAATGCAAGAGATCAGAATTCTCTTGCTTTCTCTTCATGGTCCTCTCaag ATTTTGATCAATCTATTGGAAATCAACCCATTTCCAATTCATTCAGTAACATTCCATCTTCAGATCTTCCAAATATTCCCAAGAAAGTGAAAACGAAAAAGAAGACGAGAAGTTCCTCTCCCACATCCTTATCTACCTCATCAACATCCTCACTAGCCATGAAGTCCAAGGCTGCATACCATGAACTGGACTCAACACCAAACCTTCAAGTCAAGAAATAA
- the LOC110633191 gene encoding uncharacterized protein LOC110633191, with amino-acid sequence MDSKKKSYRGLKICCGVSALLIIILVVVLVVLFFTVFKPKEPRITNRYVKLENYKAAWPQLFLNFTLGIGVTIENQNHAEFKFENSTAYVSYRGNEIGQAPIAADTIPARGKHDLNTSVTIFAEKLFFQDGNFSRDFLFGILNFTSVSTLHGKVRVLKLFKAKATSLTTCDISLYILAQQAQTVCTSKVTL; translated from the coding sequence ATGGACAGCAAGAAAAAGTCCTACCGTGGCCTAAAAATCTGTTGTGGTGTCTCTGCTCTGCTCATAATCATACTAGTTGTGGTCTTGGTTGTTCTCTTCTTTACTGTCTTTAAGCCTAAAGAACCAAGAATTACCAATCGATATGTTAAGCTGGAAAATTATAAGGCAGCTTGGCCTCAGCTGTTTCTCAATTTTACGTTGGGTATAGGAGTCACAATCGAAAATCAGAATCATGCAGAGTTCAAGTTCGAGAACAGCACTGCCTATGTTAGTTATCGGGGAAATGAGATAGGCCAAGCCccaattgctgctgatacaattCCAGCTCGAGGGAAGCATGATTTAAATACATCTGTGACCATTTTCGCTGAAAAATTGTTTTTTCAAGATGGTAACTTCAGCCGAGATTTTCTTTTTGGAATCTTGAATTTTACTTCAGTTTCAACCTTGCATGGAAAAGTGAGAGTGTTGAAGTTATTCAAAGCAAAAGCCACCAGTTTGACCACCTGTGACATTTCTCTCTATATCCTGGCACAGCAGGCTCAAACTGTCTGCACATCCAAGGTCACTTTATGA